In one window of Haloprofundus halophilus DNA:
- the mvk gene encoding mevalonate kinase, translating to MTVSSAPGKVYLFGEHAVVYGEPAVPCAIERRATVTVEPRDDDRIRVEAQDLSLDGFTVEYGQSPGERPDVDVPTPLVEAATGYVDAAVEQARDAVSDSGAGFDVTIESEIPLGAGLGSSAAVVVASIDAATRSLGVELDSREIAERAYRAEYEVQDGQASRADTFCSAMGGAVRVEGDDCRTIDTPNLPFVVGFDGGAGDTGALVAGVRELKERYGFAADTVETVGDIVRHGESLLTDAEGTEADEELLEELGELMNFNHGLLEALGVSSRSLDNMVWAARSAGAHGAKLTGAGGGGCIVALDPTPETETGLRFTPGCEDVFRAELATEGVRLEAENGGDAPAEGTAE from the coding sequence ATGACCGTTTCGAGCGCCCCGGGCAAGGTGTATCTCTTCGGGGAGCACGCCGTCGTCTACGGCGAACCCGCGGTGCCCTGCGCCATCGAACGCCGGGCGACCGTCACCGTCGAACCGCGAGACGACGACCGGATTCGCGTCGAGGCGCAGGACTTGAGCCTCGACGGCTTCACCGTCGAGTACGGACAGTCGCCGGGTGAACGCCCGGACGTCGACGTGCCGACGCCGCTCGTCGAGGCGGCGACCGGCTACGTCGACGCCGCCGTCGAGCAGGCGCGCGACGCCGTCTCCGACTCCGGCGCGGGGTTCGACGTCACCATCGAGAGCGAGATTCCGCTCGGTGCTGGGCTCGGCTCCTCGGCGGCGGTGGTGGTCGCGAGTATCGACGCCGCGACGCGCTCTCTCGGCGTCGAACTCGACTCACGGGAGATAGCCGAACGGGCCTACAGAGCCGAGTACGAGGTCCAGGACGGACAGGCGTCGCGGGCGGACACGTTCTGCTCGGCGATGGGCGGCGCGGTCCGCGTCGAGGGCGACGACTGCCGGACGATAGACACCCCGAACCTCCCGTTCGTCGTCGGCTTCGACGGCGGCGCGGGCGACACCGGCGCGCTGGTCGCGGGCGTCCGCGAACTGAAGGAGCGCTACGGCTTCGCCGCCGACACCGTCGAGACTGTCGGCGACATCGTCCGTCACGGCGAGTCGCTGCTCACGGACGCCGAGGGCACGGAGGCCGACGAGGAGCTCCTGGAAGAACTGGGCGAGCTGATGAACTTCAACCACGGGTTGCTGGAGGCGCTCGGCGTCTCCTCGCGGTCGCTCGACAACATGGTGTGGGCGGCGCGGAGCGCGGGCGCACACGGTGCGAAACTGACCGGCGCGGGCGGCGGCGGCTGCATCGTCGCGCTCGACCCGACGCCGGAGACGGAGACGGGTCTCCGCTTCACACCCGGCTGCGAGGACGTGTTCCGCGCGGAGTTGGCGACCGAAGGCGTCCGTCTAGAGGCCGAGAACGGCGGCGACGCGCCCGCCGAGGGGACGGCCGAATGA
- a CDS encoding isopentenyl phosphate kinase: protein MTTVLKLGGSVVTDKDTPETVDDEALAAAVDAIAESGVERLVVVHGGGSFGHHHAANYGVSTTEGTADATGALAIHAAMKRLNDAVVSRLQSRGVPALPVHPLSVAARRDTDEPDRNGASLSLPLDSTETLLGEGFVPVLHGDVVAHAGRGVTVVSGDELVVRLADGLGAGRVGLCSTVPGVYDENGVVVDEIRSFADVESALGGSESTDVTGGMAAKVRALLALDAPSHVFGPDGVGPFLAGESPGTKIDGR, encoded by the coding sequence ATGACGACCGTCCTCAAACTCGGCGGGAGCGTCGTCACCGACAAGGACACGCCCGAAACCGTCGACGACGAGGCGCTCGCCGCCGCCGTCGACGCCATCGCGGAGTCGGGTGTCGAACGGCTCGTCGTCGTCCACGGCGGCGGGAGTTTCGGCCACCACCACGCCGCCAACTACGGCGTCAGCACGACCGAGGGAACGGCCGACGCGACGGGCGCGCTCGCCATCCACGCCGCGATGAAGCGTCTGAACGACGCCGTCGTCTCCCGGTTGCAGTCGCGGGGCGTCCCGGCGCTGCCGGTCCACCCGCTGTCGGTCGCGGCGCGGCGAGACACCGACGAACCCGACCGGAACGGCGCGTCGCTCTCGCTCCCGCTGGACTCGACGGAGACGCTGCTCGGCGAGGGGTTCGTCCCGGTACTCCACGGCGACGTGGTCGCGCACGCGGGCCGCGGCGTCACCGTCGTCTCCGGCGACGAACTCGTCGTTCGACTCGCCGACGGCCTCGGGGCCGGCCGGGTCGGCCTCTGTTCGACGGTGCCCGGGGTCTACGACGAGAACGGAGTCGTCGTCGACGAGATTCGGTCGTTCGCAGATGTCGAATCGGCGCTCGGCGGGAGCGAGTCGACGGACGTCACTGGCGGGATGGCCGCCAAAGTCCGGGCGCTGTTGGCGCTGGACGCCCCGTCGCACGTGTTCGGTCCGGACGGTGTCGGACCCTTCCTGGCGGGAGAGTCGCCGGGGACGAAAATCGACGGTCGGTGA
- a CDS encoding DMT family transporter, protein MSRNDAALFVGIAAVWGTAFVATKAALDSFPPVTLAALRFSLAALALFVVVFAARKSWVPNGRGDWLPILTGGAFNIGLHHALLFAGQQYVSAALAATLLGLVPVATPAFARLTRHDDSLSVTGAVGILVGFLSVVLMAQLDPNDLSASVGAGLVLASAVAWVLGAVLTREDDATLSPVSLQAWTLLVGAALLSLATVALPGESLAPAALSSATTDALGWLVYLALIPGAAGFFAYFRLLDRIGPIQAGLLEYAIPPFAALFGFFVLQETLDGTTVVGFLGVFVAFLLVKSDSIAAALDRRRDRAGSADSRSD, encoded by the coding sequence GTGAGCCGCAACGACGCCGCGCTGTTCGTCGGCATCGCCGCCGTCTGGGGGACCGCGTTCGTCGCCACCAAGGCGGCGCTCGACTCGTTTCCCCCGGTGACGCTGGCGGCGCTCCGGTTCTCGCTGGCGGCGCTCGCCCTCTTCGTCGTCGTCTTCGCCGCCCGAAAGAGCTGGGTGCCGAACGGACGCGGCGACTGGCTCCCGATTCTCACCGGCGGCGCGTTCAACATCGGCCTCCACCACGCCCTGCTCTTCGCCGGTCAGCAGTACGTCTCCGCCGCGCTCGCCGCGACGCTCCTCGGGCTGGTTCCGGTCGCAACGCCGGCGTTCGCACGCCTCACACGGCACGACGACAGCCTCTCGGTGACGGGTGCGGTCGGTATTCTCGTCGGCTTTCTCAGCGTCGTCCTCATGGCCCAGTTGGACCCGAACGACCTGTCGGCGAGCGTCGGTGCAGGGCTGGTGCTCGCCTCCGCCGTCGCGTGGGTGCTCGGGGCCGTCCTCACCCGCGAGGACGACGCGACGCTCTCGCCCGTCTCGCTGCAGGCGTGGACGCTCCTCGTCGGTGCCGCGCTCCTCTCGCTCGCGACCGTCGCGCTCCCGGGCGAGTCACTCGCCCCGGCCGCACTCTCCTCAGCGACGACCGACGCGCTCGGATGGCTCGTCTACCTCGCGCTGATTCCCGGCGCGGCCGGGTTCTTCGCCTACTTCCGCCTGCTCGACCGCATCGGGCCGATTCAGGCCGGGCTGTTGGAGTACGCGATACCGCCCTTCGCGGCGTTGTTCGGCTTTTTCGTGCTGCAGGAGACGCTCGACGGGACGACGGTCGTGGGCTTTCTCGGCGTCTTCGTCGCGTTCCTGCTGGTGAAGTCCGACAGTATCGCGGCGGCGCTCGACCGACGCCGGGACCGGGCGGGGTCGGCCGACTCGCGGTCCGATTGA
- a CDS encoding MBL fold metallo-hydrolase — MRVTFLGTGSAMPLPDRVQTGLLLEPSVDGDSDGDGADGSGADGGEPDGRPLLVDCGAGVLHRLSQTDVGYEGVATVLLTHHHLDHVSDLLALLKARWLAGEEHLEVVGPPGTKSLVDDLLTAFDYLEGRVDLAVREVAADEPFEVAGYSVEAHETRHSVPCLAYRFGDAFTFSGDSEAFEGLANFADGSRVLAHDCSFPDEVDVSNHPTPTQLGEALAGRDVDRLYLTHLYPHTEGKHREMLDSVEAQFDGDVRIARDGLRFEIPE; from the coding sequence ATGCGCGTCACCTTCCTCGGCACCGGGAGCGCGATGCCGCTTCCGGACCGCGTTCAGACCGGACTGCTGCTCGAACCGAGCGTCGACGGGGATAGCGACGGCGACGGCGCCGACGGGAGCGGAGCCGACGGCGGCGAACCCGACGGACGACCCCTGCTCGTCGACTGCGGCGCGGGCGTCCTCCACCGCCTCAGTCAGACCGACGTGGGCTACGAGGGCGTCGCCACCGTGCTCCTCACCCACCACCACCTCGACCACGTCTCGGACCTCCTGGCGCTCCTGAAAGCCCGCTGGCTCGCCGGCGAGGAACACCTCGAGGTCGTCGGTCCGCCGGGGACGAAATCGCTCGTCGACGACCTGCTGACCGCCTTCGACTACCTGGAGGGCCGAGTCGACCTCGCCGTCCGCGAGGTCGCCGCCGACGAACCGTTCGAGGTCGCCGGGTACTCGGTCGAAGCGCACGAGACCCGCCACTCGGTACCGTGTCTCGCCTACCGGTTCGGCGACGCGTTCACCTTCTCGGGCGACTCGGAGGCGTTCGAAGGGCTCGCGAACTTCGCCGACGGCTCCCGGGTGCTCGCGCACGACTGCTCCTTCCCCGACGAGGTCGACGTGTCGAACCACCCGACGCCGACGCAGTTGGGCGAGGCGCTCGCCGGCCGCGACGTCGACCGTCTCTACCTCACTCACCTCTACCCGCACACCGAAGGAAAGCACCGGGAGATGCTCGACAGCGTCGAGGCGCAGTTCGACGGCGACGTGCGAATCGCCCGCGACGGTCTGCGATTCGAAATCCCTGAATAG
- a CDS encoding inositol monophosphatase family protein codes for MREPNRDHGTDGELDRNRRRTLKALGAAGATAGVGGAAGWSDVASALGRRGGQSAVPRQQTDGAVLEDRYLRIALLAAREAAAIHDEQFGQIKTAETKAPQQLVTEVDRNAERAIRQRIREELGDEFEDDNHALFGEEQGGTRSGDFVWIIDPLDGTTNYVRGIPHFCVSIAVVREGELHAGLVYYSPRDEVYAAVAGEGAIKFEDTGGNPTQVESVVPLSVTNVSTIEESLNSVGFYSGASAIDPRYLLLFREFVAESLGIRQLGAAAVDMVLLAEGAFDTFSCWALKPVDVAAGTLIVREAGGRVTDFRGDDDVQTVLRGNVLATNGELHGSVLGRYRNPRATLDDLLPEN; via the coding sequence ATGCGCGAACCGAATCGAGACCACGGAACCGACGGCGAACTCGACAGGAACCGACGACGCACGCTGAAAGCGCTCGGTGCGGCCGGCGCGACCGCCGGCGTCGGCGGCGCGGCGGGATGGAGCGACGTCGCGAGCGCGCTCGGCCGCCGCGGAGGCCAGTCGGCGGTTCCCAGACAGCAGACCGACGGCGCGGTACTGGAGGACCGTTACCTCCGAATCGCGCTGCTGGCCGCCCGCGAGGCGGCGGCGATCCACGACGAACAGTTCGGACAGATAAAGACCGCCGAGACGAAGGCCCCCCAGCAACTCGTCACGGAGGTCGACAGAAACGCCGAGCGGGCCATCCGACAGCGGATACGCGAGGAACTCGGCGACGAGTTCGAGGACGACAACCACGCGCTGTTCGGCGAGGAACAGGGCGGCACGCGCTCGGGCGACTTCGTCTGGATAATCGACCCGCTCGACGGGACGACCAACTACGTCCGCGGCATCCCGCACTTCTGCGTCTCCATCGCCGTCGTCAGGGAGGGCGAACTCCACGCGGGCCTCGTCTACTACTCGCCGCGCGACGAGGTGTACGCCGCCGTCGCCGGCGAGGGGGCGATAAAGTTCGAGGACACCGGCGGGAACCCGACGCAGGTCGAGTCGGTGGTTCCGCTGTCGGTGACGAACGTCTCCACCATCGAGGAGTCGCTCAACTCGGTCGGCTTCTACAGCGGCGCGAGCGCCATCGACCCGCGCTACCTGCTCCTGTTCAGAGAGTTCGTCGCGGAGTCGCTCGGCATCCGGCAGCTCGGTGCCGCCGCGGTCGACATGGTGCTGCTCGCGGAGGGCGCGTTCGACACGTTCTCCTGCTGGGCGCTGAAACCGGTCGACGTCGCCGCCGGGACGCTCATCGTCCGGGAGGCGGGCGGCCGCGTCACCGACTTCCGCGGCGACGACGACGTCCAGACCGTCCTGCGGGGGAACGTGCTCGCCACGAACGGCGAACTCCACGGGTCGGTCCTCGGCCGCTACCGCAACCCGCGGGCGACTCTCGACGACTTGCTGCCCGAGAACTGA
- a CDS encoding ATP-dependent helicase, with product MSGRELLAASGVDFDAEAVTIEDESVLDLLEPAVREWWVDQFGEYVPGNGGFFTPPQREAVPLIHERENALICAPTGSGKTLASFTAIIDELFRRDREEEAGLKNSVYCLYVSPLKSLANDIHRNLEVPLEGITERMADRGVDAELRHAIRHGDTDSADRQRMLEETPHILNTTPETLAILLNSPKFKEKLRTVEYVVVDEIHSLAENKRGTHLSVSLERLENMTESSPTRIGCSATVEPLSTMAEFLVGEEDGEPREYEIVDTRFVREFDVRLECPTDDLVDTPRQEVQERFYDRLHELVTSHTNTLVFTNTRSGAERVLRNLRERSPKTFDESNSGCHHGSLSKDRRQEIERQLKAGELDVVTTSTSLELGIDMPHVDLVVQVGSPKSVASLLQRVGRAGHRLGQTVRGRVVALDRDELVECAVMLKKAEEGFVDRVFVPENAYDVASQHVYGMAINGVKREAEVKATLRRAYPYRDFSEAEWERLMAYLTADYAGLEEKNVYAKIWRDTNDAPDGGERSDGSRTSSDDPSDENHHYEEFDVGEPLIGKRGRLARVIYMTNIGTIPDSFTCDVYVRGSKEWVGNLDENYLDTLEKGDVFVLGGSNFEFSYRRGSKVYVDPTSSRPTVPSWFSERLPLSYDLGREILAFQGELLARLASGGRPGVRTWLREFPMDENSVRAVARTFDEQVRYGGPETVSTGSRLAVEEVLDRDEYRRNFYVHSNYGRRFNDGLSRLVAARCARRSNANVKVAVADNGFTVSMPLNRKVDVADAIRSLDPETVREELRRALTGTDLLKRYFRINATRSLMILKRYKGYEKTAAQQQVSSEMLLSFAQDLDAFAVMEETYREIIEDKLNVAGIAEVLRGVRAGDVSVTHRELSSPSPRAFGLATLMASDVVLAEDESAVLREFHARVLDELGEDDELERLRSDATGTDD from the coding sequence ATGAGTGGTCGGGAGCTGTTGGCGGCGTCGGGTGTCGATTTCGACGCCGAGGCGGTGACCATCGAGGACGAGTCGGTGCTCGACCTGTTGGAGCCGGCGGTCCGAGAGTGGTGGGTCGACCAGTTCGGCGAGTACGTCCCCGGCAACGGCGGTTTCTTCACCCCGCCGCAGCGCGAGGCGGTGCCGCTCATCCACGAGCGGGAGAACGCGCTCATCTGCGCGCCGACGGGTTCCGGCAAGACGCTGGCTTCCTTCACCGCCATCATCGACGAACTGTTCCGGCGGGACAGAGAGGAGGAAGCGGGGCTAAAGAACTCGGTGTACTGTCTGTACGTCTCGCCGCTGAAGTCGCTCGCGAACGACATCCACCGGAATCTGGAGGTCCCGCTGGAGGGAATCACCGAGCGGATGGCCGACCGCGGCGTCGACGCCGAACTCCGCCACGCCATCCGCCACGGCGACACCGACTCCGCCGACCGGCAGAGGATGCTCGAAGAGACGCCGCACATCCTCAACACGACGCCGGAGACGCTCGCCATCCTGCTGAACTCGCCGAAGTTCAAGGAGAAACTCCGGACGGTGGAGTACGTCGTCGTCGACGAGATTCACAGCCTCGCGGAGAACAAGCGCGGGACGCACCTGTCGGTGTCGCTCGAACGGCTCGAAAACATGACCGAGTCGTCGCCGACGCGCATCGGCTGTTCGGCCACCGTCGAACCGCTGTCGACGATGGCGGAGTTCCTCGTCGGCGAGGAGGACGGCGAGCCCCGAGAGTACGAGATCGTCGACACGCGGTTCGTCCGCGAGTTCGACGTTCGACTGGAGTGTCCGACCGACGACCTCGTCGACACGCCGCGGCAGGAGGTCCAGGAGCGGTTCTACGACCGCCTGCACGAACTCGTCACGTCGCACACGAACACGCTCGTGTTCACGAACACCCGGTCGGGCGCGGAGCGAGTACTGCGGAATCTCCGAGAGAGGTCTCCGAAGACCTTCGACGAGTCGAACTCCGGGTGTCACCACGGGTCGCTCTCGAAGGACCGGAGACAGGAGATAGAGCGACAGCTGAAAGCCGGCGAACTGGACGTGGTGACGACGTCGACGAGCCTCGAACTCGGTATCGACATGCCGCACGTCGACCTCGTCGTGCAGGTCGGGTCGCCGAAGTCAGTCGCCTCGCTGCTCCAGCGCGTCGGCCGCGCGGGCCACCGCCTCGGACAGACGGTTCGAGGGCGCGTCGTCGCGCTGGACCGCGACGAACTCGTCGAGTGCGCGGTGATGCTCAAGAAGGCCGAGGAGGGGTTCGTCGACCGGGTGTTCGTCCCCGAGAACGCCTACGACGTGGCGAGCCAGCACGTGTACGGGATGGCGATAAACGGGGTGAAGCGCGAGGCGGAGGTGAAGGCGACGCTCCGGCGGGCGTACCCGTACCGCGACTTCTCCGAGGCGGAGTGGGAGCGGTTGATGGCGTATCTCACCGCCGACTACGCGGGGCTCGAGGAGAAGAACGTCTACGCGAAAATCTGGCGCGACACCAACGACGCGCCCGACGGAGGTGAGCGATCCGACGGATCGCGAACGTCGTCGGACGATCCGTCCGACGAAAATCACCACTACGAGGAGTTCGACGTGGGCGAACCGCTAATCGGCAAACGCGGGCGGTTGGCCCGCGTCATCTACATGACGAACATCGGCACGATTCCGGACTCCTTCACCTGCGACGTGTACGTCCGCGGGTCGAAGGAGTGGGTCGGCAATCTGGACGAGAACTACCTCGACACCCTCGAGAAGGGCGACGTGTTCGTCCTCGGCGGGTCGAACTTCGAGTTCAGCTACCGCCGCGGCTCGAAAGTGTACGTCGACCCCACGTCGTCGCGGCCGACGGTCCCCTCGTGGTTCTCCGAGCGCCTGCCGCTGTCGTACGACCTCGGCCGCGAGATTCTGGCGTTCCAGGGCGAACTGCTCGCGCGGTTGGCCAGCGGCGGCCGCCCCGGCGTCCGCACGTGGCTCCGCGAGTTCCCGATGGACGAGAACAGCGTCCGCGCCGTCGCCCGGACGTTCGACGAACAGGTCCGCTACGGCGGCCCGGAGACGGTGAGCACCGGCTCTCGGCTCGCCGTCGAGGAGGTGCTCGACAGGGACGAGTACCGCCGCAACTTCTACGTCCACTCGAACTACGGCCGGAGGTTCAACGACGGCCTCTCGCGTCTCGTCGCCGCCCGCTGCGCCCGGCGCTCGAACGCGAACGTCAAAGTCGCCGTCGCCGACAACGGCTTCACCGTCTCGATGCCGCTGAATCGGAAGGTGGACGTAGCGGACGCGATTCGGTCGTTGGACCCCGAGACCGTCCGCGAGGAGCTCCGACGGGCGCTCACGGGGACGGACCTCCTGAAGCGCTACTTCCGAATCAACGCGACGCGCTCGCTGATGATTCTGAAGCGGTACAAGGGGTACGAGAAGACCGCCGCCCAACAGCAGGTGTCCTCGGAGATGCTGCTGTCCTTCGCGCAGGACCTCGACGCCTTCGCCGTGATGGAGGAGACCTACCGGGAGATAATCGAGGACAAACTCAACGTCGCCGGAATCGCCGAGGTGCTTCGGGGGGTACGGGCGGGCGACGTGAGCGTGACCCACCGAGAACTGTCCTCGCCGTCGCCGCGGGCGTTTGGCCTCGCCACGCTGATGGCCAGCGACGTGGTGCTCGCCGAGGACGAGTCGGCGGTCCTCAGGGAGTTCCACGCGCGCGTCCTCGACGAACTGGGCGAGGACGACGAACTCGAGCGACTCCGCTCGGACGCCACCGGAACCGACGACTGA
- a CDS encoding DUF6789 family protein, whose translation MSNGSDNPAMTDTGVTQETPDQEAGLSLDMVTVAAGAGFGGMVAMTPILVVGILLGVLEPAAFAGLAEIVMLGDSFLIGSFIFVGGGMTTLPLLFVSLAVFLPGKTLARRGVSYATIVWTGFAIAFYSEQTGATLAGYLVLTLVAHWVYGYVLGYLYNRYAAIPQYEV comes from the coding sequence ATGTCGAACGGCTCGGATAATCCGGCGATGACAGACACCGGCGTAACCCAGGAGACCCCTGACCAGGAGGCGGGACTGAGTCTCGACATGGTGACCGTCGCCGCCGGAGCCGGATTCGGCGGGATGGTCGCGATGACGCCGATACTCGTCGTCGGCATCCTCTTGGGCGTGCTCGAACCGGCGGCGTTCGCGGGGCTGGCCGAGATCGTGATGCTCGGCGATAGCTTCCTCATCGGGTCGTTCATCTTCGTCGGGGGCGGGATGACGACGCTCCCGCTGCTGTTCGTCTCGCTGGCGGTGTTCCTGCCCGGAAAGACGCTCGCGCGCCGCGGCGTCTCCTACGCGACCATCGTCTGGACGGGGTTCGCCATCGCGTTCTACTCCGAGCAGACGGGCGCGACGCTGGCGGGCTACCTCGTGCTCACGCTCGTCGCCCACTGGGTGTACGGCTACGTCCTCGGCTATCTCTACAACCGCTACGCGGCGATTCCGCAGTACGAGGTCTGA
- a CDS encoding AAA domain-containing protein produces the protein MNVRGHIVAVDGPRTVETKYGERNVADLSVRPTDENAETLLDGDESVTVTLWGKWTHTAEHADEGMELLLTEAEPNEYQGEVSYTTGSDSYVVLEPGFLVNVTDIRSWVQCPRMYYLNKLSGIPLNYPVVKGTIVHEVFGDLLRGCDLDDAISDRVAEAGLQLGLLGRERKEVEDEVRRNAAAIEGWLAQGTLTDGETSADVSPEWDGSPMEDEWRSEYTLISPTFGVKGRADALRRGSPVELKTGKNLKRDPRFQDKIQAACYALLLEERGVPVDTGTLLYTKNTALDRSEETGDLSPAKDFSIGKGLLDFVVRTRNEIAAMEYHGDVPTGFEADAKCQYCFEQDTCMVVSGRLNQRSKAGQIGTALPDDELDYFRRFYDAIEEERRETHEEYRKLWEQTAEERADDDRAVIGLEPLDRRELPGGRWELRARKTDDAVSKLREGDVALASDGDPVAGHAELCRIRTLGDEVVVTADEPVDLCRLDVYPSDLSVDRMLTALHDALLKGDEERKDVLFGRREPEFRDDETTYIDNNEAQNAAVNVAVNAEDCALVHGPPGTGKTYTIARTIRALVERGDRVLLTAFTNRAVDNALEALREQGFEDIVRVGTENGVRDDMQDLRLVRDGDPNERAAELDGASVVAATTASCGSRILREQAFDAALVDEASQLTEPGTLAALNLAERFVLVGDHEQLPPVVRAENDLQKSLFERLIDAYPEASVMLDRQYRMAQRIQAFSSTEFYDGQLRPATGEVAAQRLSDLPGVDESRLPEELRGGVSFVDPDGRREGNANPTEADRVAEVVESFVAAGVDPDDIGVIAPFRAQVAELTKRLDVTVDTVDRFQGSSEEVIVVSFVATGELDGPLFEDYRRVNVALTRAKKSLVLVGDAEALGSDAFYARMLDWAR, from the coding sequence GTGAACGTACGCGGCCACATCGTCGCCGTCGACGGTCCCCGGACGGTCGAGACGAAGTACGGCGAGCGCAACGTCGCCGACCTCTCGGTCCGACCGACGGACGAGAACGCCGAGACGCTCCTCGACGGCGACGAGTCGGTGACGGTGACGCTGTGGGGGAAGTGGACCCACACCGCCGAGCACGCCGACGAAGGGATGGAACTGCTGCTGACGGAGGCGGAGCCGAACGAGTACCAAGGCGAGGTGAGCTACACGACCGGCTCTGACTCTTACGTCGTCCTCGAACCCGGCTTCCTCGTCAACGTGACCGACATCCGCTCGTGGGTGCAGTGTCCGCGGATGTACTACCTGAACAAGCTCTCGGGCATTCCACTGAACTACCCCGTGGTGAAGGGGACCATCGTCCACGAGGTGTTCGGCGATCTGCTCCGGGGCTGCGACCTCGACGACGCCATCTCGGACAGAGTCGCCGAGGCGGGGCTCCAGCTCGGCTTGCTCGGCCGCGAGCGAAAAGAGGTGGAGGACGAAGTCCGGAGAAACGCCGCCGCCATCGAGGGCTGGCTGGCGCAGGGGACGCTCACTGACGGCGAGACGTCGGCAGACGTCTCACCGGAGTGGGACGGTAGTCCCATGGAGGACGAGTGGCGCTCGGAGTACACCCTCATCAGCCCCACCTTCGGCGTGAAGGGTCGCGCCGACGCGCTCCGACGCGGGTCGCCCGTCGAACTCAAGACGGGCAAGAACCTCAAGCGCGACCCCAGATTCCAGGACAAGATTCAGGCGGCCTGCTACGCGCTGTTGCTCGAAGAACGCGGCGTCCCCGTCGATACTGGCACGCTTCTCTACACGAAGAACACGGCGCTGGACCGCTCCGAGGAGACGGGCGACCTCTCGCCCGCGAAGGACTTCTCCATCGGCAAAGGCCTGCTCGACTTCGTCGTCCGCACCCGCAACGAAATCGCGGCGATGGAGTACCACGGCGACGTGCCGACCGGGTTCGAGGCCGACGCGAAGTGTCAGTACTGCTTCGAGCAGGACACCTGCATGGTCGTCTCCGGCCGCCTGAACCAGCGCTCGAAAGCCGGGCAGATCGGCACGGCGCTCCCCGACGACGAACTCGACTACTTCCGGCGATTCTACGACGCCATCGAGGAGGAGCGCCGCGAGACGCACGAGGAGTACCGGAAGCTGTGGGAGCAGACGGCCGAAGAACGCGCGGACGACGACAGGGCGGTTATCGGTCTCGAACCGCTCGACCGCCGAGAACTGCCGGGCGGACGCTGGGAACTCCGCGCGAGGAAGACCGACGACGCCGTCTCGAAACTCCGCGAGGGCGACGTGGCGCTGGCCTCCGACGGCGACCCCGTAGCGGGTCACGCCGAACTGTGCCGAATCCGGACGCTCGGCGACGAAGTCGTCGTCACCGCCGACGAACCCGTCGACCTCTGCCGACTCGACGTGTACCCCTCGGACCTCTCGGTCGACCGGATGCTCACGGCACTGCACGACGCGCTGTTGAAGGGCGACGAAGAGCGAAAAGACGTCCTGTTCGGCCGCCGAGAACCCGAGTTCCGAGACGACGAGACGACGTACATCGACAACAACGAGGCGCAGAACGCGGCGGTCAACGTAGCGGTGAACGCCGAGGACTGCGCGCTCGTCCACGGACCGCCGGGAACCGGGAAGACGTACACCATCGCCCGGACGATTCGCGCGCTGGTCGAGCGAGGCGACCGAGTGCTGCTCACCGCCTTCACGAACCGCGCCGTCGACAACGCGCTCGAAGCGCTGCGCGAGCAAGGGTTCGAGGATATAGTCAGGGTCGGTACCGAGAACGGCGTCCGCGACGACATGCAGGACCTCCGCCTCGTGCGCGACGGCGACCCGAACGAGCGTGCGGCGGAACTCGACGGAGCGAGCGTCGTCGCCGCCACCACCGCCTCCTGCGGGTCGCGCATCCTCCGTGAGCAGGCGTTCGACGCGGCGCTCGTCGACGAGGCGTCGCAACTGACCGAACCGGGGACGCTCGCGGCGCTCAACCTCGCCGAGCGGTTCGTCCTCGTCGGCGACCACGAGCAACTGCCGCCCGTCGTCCGCGCAGAGAACGACCTCCAAAAGTCGCTGTTCGAGCGCCTCATCGACGCCTACCCGGAGGCGTCGGTGATGCTCGACCGCCAGTACCGGATGGCCCAGCGGATTCAGGCGTTCTCCTCGACCGAGTTCTACGACGGTCAACTCCGCCCGGCGACGGGCGAGGTGGCAGCCCAGCGGCTCTCGGACCTGCCGGGCGTCGACGAGTCGAGGCTCCCCGAGGAACTCCGCGGCGGCGTCTCGTTCGTCGACCCCGACGGTCGAAGGGAGGGCAACGCCAACCCGACGGAAGCCGATCGGGTCGCGGAAGTCGTCGAGTCGTTCGTCGCGGCGGGCGTCGACCCCGACGATATCGGCGTCATCGCGCCGTTCCGCGCGCAGGTCGCCGAACTCACGAAGCGCCTCGACGTGACCGTCGACACCGTCGACCGATTCCAGGGCTCCAGCGAGGAGGTCATCGTCGTCTCCTTCGTCGCCACCGGCGAGTTGGACGGGCCGCTGTTCGAGGACTACCGCCGGGTGAACGTCGCGCTCACGCGGGCGAAGAAGTCGCTCGTGCTCGTCGGCGACGCCGAGGCGCTGGGCTCCGACGCCTTCTACGCCCGGATGCTCGACTGGGCGCGGTGA